In Paraburkholderia terrae, the DNA window CATCCGCTGCAGTGCGTGATGGAGGAAGCATGATTGCCCAGGAACTGGAAGTCAGCCTGCACATGGCGTTCATGGAAGCGCGCCAGGCGCGGCATGAGTTCATAACGGTCGAACATCTTTTGCTGGCGCTGTTGGACAACCCGACGGCGGCCGAAGTGCTGCGCGCGTGCGCGGCCAATATTGAAGACCTGCGTCAGAACCTGCGCAACTTCATTCACGACAATACGCCGACCGTTCCGGGCACCGACGACGTCGATACGCAGCCCACGCTGGGTTTCCAGCGTGTGATCCAGCGCGCGATCATGCACGTCCAGTCCACGTCGAACGGCAAGAAGGAAGTGACGGGCGCGAACGTGCTCGTGGCGATCTTCGGTGAGAAGGATTCGCACGCGGTGTATTACCTGCAGCAGCAGGGCGTGACGCGTCTGGACGTCGTCAATTTCATTTCGCATGGCATCGCGAAGACCAACAGCTCCGAAGCTGCGAAGTCGACCGACGCGAATGCGGAATCGGACGAAGCCGCCGCGCAAAAGGAAACGCCGCTTGCGCAATTCACGCAGAACCTGAACCAGATGGCGAAGGACGGCCGGATCGATCCGTTGATCGGACGCGAGCCGGAAGTCGAGCGCGTCGTTCAGGTGCTGTGCCGTCGGCGCAAGAACAATCCGCTGCTGGTCGGTGAGGCTGGCGTCGGCAAGACGGCGATCGCCGAAGGTCTCGCATGGCGCATCACGCGCGGCGAAGTGCCCGACATTCTGGTGGATGCGCAGGTCTATTCGCTGGACATGGGCGCGTTGCTCGCTGGCACCAAGTATCGCGGTGATTTCGAACAGCGCCTGAAGACGGTTCTGAAGGAACTGAAGGAACGTCCGAACGCGATCCTGTTCATCGACGAAATTCATACGCTGATCGGTGCGGGCGCCGCATCGGGCGGTACGCTGGACGCGTCGAATCTGCTGAAGCCGGCGCTGTCGTCGGGTACGCTCAAGTGCATCGGCGCGACCACCTTCACGGAATTCCGCGGCATCTTCGAAAAAGACGCGGCATTGTCGCGTCGTTTCCAGAAGATCGACGTGACCGAGCCGACCGTCGAGCAGACGGTGGCGATCCTGCGCGGCCTGAAGTCACGCTTCGAAGAGCATCACGGCGTGAAGTATTCGTCGGGTGCGCTGTCGGCGGCGGCTGAGTTGTCGGCGCGCTTCATCACGGATCGTCATTTGCCCGACAAGGCTATCGACGTGATCGACGAAGCGGGCGCGGCGCAACGCATCCTGCCGAAGTCGAAGCAGAAGAAGACGATTGGCAAGAGCGAGATCGAGGAAATCATTTCGAAGATCGCGCGCGTGCCACCGCAAAGCGTGTCGCAGGACGATCGCAGCAAGCTGCAGACGCTCGACCGCGATCTGAAGGCCGTCGTGTTCGGTCAGGATCCCGCTATCGATGCGCTGTCCGCTTCGATCAAGATGGCGCGCGCAGGTCTCGGCAAGACGGACAAGCCGATCGGCGCGTTCCTGTTCTCCGGCCCGACGGGCGTTGGCAAGACGGAAGTCGCACGGCAACTGGCGTTCACGCTGGGCATCGAGCTGATCCGTTTCGACATGTCGGAATACATGGAGCGTCACGCGGTGAGCCGTCTGATCGGCGCGCCGCCGGGATACGTCGGTTTCGACCAGGGCGGTCTGCTGACGGAAGCCGTGACGAAGAAGCCGCACTGCGTGCTGCTGCTCGACGAAATCGAGAAGGCGCATCCGGATATCTACAACGTGCTGCTGCAGGTGATGGACCACGGCACGCTGACGGATAACAACGGCCGCAAGGCGGACTTCCGCAACGTCATCATCATCATGACGACGAATGCGGGCGCCGAAGCGATGGGCAAGTCGGTGATCGGCTTTACGACGCGCCGCGAGTCGGGCGACGAAATGGCCGACATCAAGCGCATGTTCACGCCGGAGTTCCGCAACCGTCTGGATGCGACGATCAGCTTCCGCTCGCTCGATGAAGAAATCATCATGCGCGTGGTCGACAAGTTCCTGATGCAGCTGGAAGATCAACTGCACGAGAAGAAGGTCGACGCGCTCTTCACCGACGCGCTGCGCAAGCATCTCGCGAAGCACGGCTTCGATCCGCTGATGGGCGCGCGTCCGATGCAGCGTCTGATCCAGGACACGATCCGCCGCGCGCTGGCCGACGAACTGCTGTTCGGCAAGCTGATGAGCGGTGGTCGGGTGACGGTCGACGTCGATGCGGACGACAAGGTCGCGCTGACGTTCGACGAAAACTCGACACCGCCGCGCAATCCGAATCCGGAAGCGGTGGAAGTCGACTAAGCGTCGAACTGCCCGAAGCAATAAAGAACGGCGTGGGTTTCAAAACCCACGCCGTTTTTGTTTTGTTGCTCGCGCAACAGAAACTGAGCAACGCCTCAGTGTTTGCCGGTGCTGCCGAACCCGCCCTCACCACGATCGCTCGTCTCGAACTCATCGACGATGTTGAACGTTGCCTGCACGACGGGCACGATCACCAGTTGCGCGAGGCGTTCCATCGGATTCAGCGTGAACGTGGTCGTGCCGCGGTTCCACGTCGAGATCATCAACTGGCCCTGGTAGTCCGAGTCGATCAGGCCGACCAGGTTGCCGAGCACGATGCCGTGCTTGTGGCCCATGCCCGAGCGCGGCAGGATCAGCGCGGCATAGCCGGGATCGGCTACGTGGATCGCGAGGCCGGTCGGCACGAGCGCCGTTTGACCGGGTTCGAGCGTCAGCGGCGCATCGAGGCACGCGCGCAGGTCGAGGCCCGCGCTGCCCGGCGTGGCGTAGGCGGGAAGTTGTTCGCGCATGCGCGGGTCGAGAATCTTCAGGTCGAGTTTCATGCAGTTCGGAGAGAGGTTGAAGAAGTGGCGGCGCGCGTCATGGCGACGGACCGCCGTGATCGATTCATGACTTGCCGAGTTCAAACGCGTCGGCAAGCAGTTCATACGAGCGCAGCCGCGCGCGATAGCTGCCCGTGACCGACAGCACGATCAGTTCATCGGCGTCGAACTGTTCCTGCAGTGCGTGCATGCGTTCCGTGACGGACTCCGGCGTGCCGACGACGCTGCGCGGCTTCTCCCGGTCGATGATCAGCCGCTCGCGTTCGCCGTATTCCTGCGCGAGCCCTTGTGCGATGGAAGGGACCCGCTCGTTCAGTCCATAGGCCATCTGCACGCGGCGCAGATCGACGGCTTTTTCGAGGTCCGCGGCTTCCTGTTCCGTGTCTGCGCAGATCACGAACACAGCGGCTGCGAGATACGGCTTCTGCTCGTTGCCAGGCCTGAAGCGCTCGCGATACGCGTGCGCGACAGCATGCCCGAAATGCGCATTGATGAAATGCGCGAATGAAAAGCGGATGCCCAGTTGCGCGGCCAGCATGCCGCCGAAATCACTGGAGCCGAGCACCCACAGTTGCGGGCGAGTTTCCACTTGCGGCTGTAGCAGCACGCCGTGCGCGAGATGATCGGACGGCAGCGTGCCGCTCATCAGCGCGACGAGATCGGCGACCTGCTGCGGAAACAGTTCGCCGCGATTGTAGTCGCCCGCCGCGACCGCCTGCGCGGTGCGCATGTCGCCGCCCGGCGCGCGCCCGACGCCCAGATCGACGCGGTTCGGAAACAGCGCCTCGAGCATCAGGAATTGCTCGGCGACCTTGAACGGACTGTAGTACGGCAGCATGATGCCGCCCGAGCCGATGCGGATGCGTTTCGTCACGCTGCCGAGGCGGGCGAGCATCACTTCCGGGCAGGGGTTCGACACGCCGTACAGCCCGTGATGTTCGGCGCACCAGTAGCGCGTGTAGCCGAGGTCGTCGGCGAGTTGCGCGAGTTCGACCGTCGCGGCGATCGCGTCGGCCACGGTATGCCCGTCGATCACGGGTGTCTGGTCGAGGACGGAGAGCAGGGTCATGACAGCACCATGGCGTTAGCTGAAAGATTGCATTCGGGCGTGGCGGTTCACTGTGGCGAAGCGCGCGGTAAGCAGCGCGACGCGCTCAACCGATCACGCTCGCATCCGGCAGGCGCTTTGCGATTTCCGCAATAAGCGCGCGCGCGAGCGTCTGCTTGTCCGCGCGCGGAAGCTTTGTCGTGCCGGCGGCTTCGAACAGCACGACTTCGTTATCGTCGAGCCCGAACGTCTGCGGGCCGAGGTTGCCGATCAGCAGCGGCACTTTCTTGCGTTTGCGTTTCTCTTCGCCATGCACGTCGAGATCGCCGCTTTCCGCCGCGAAGCCGACGCAGAACGGCGGATGCGGCAGCTTCGCGACGGAAGCCAGAATGTCCGGATTCTCGACGAACGCGAACGACGGAATCGCGTGATCGGCTGTCTTCTTGATCTTGTGCTCGGCGACGTGATCGACGCGCCAGTCGGCGACGGCCGCCACGCCGATGAAGATGTCGTAGTCGGGCACCGCGCGCATCACGGCGTCGTGCATCTGCTGCGCCGTCTGCACGTCCTCGCGATAGACGCCCCACGGCGTCTCCAGACCGACCGGGCCTGCGACGAGATGCACCTCCGCGCCGGCTTGCTGCGCCGCGCGCGCGAGCGCGAAGCCCATCTTGCCGCTCGAACGGTTCGTGATGCCGCGCACGGGATCGAGCGGCTCGAAGGTCGGGCCTGCCGTTAGCAGCACGCGGCGGCCGGCCAGCACCTTCGGCGTGAAGAACGAGGCGATCGCCTCATAGACGGCTTCCGGCTCGAGCATGCGCCCGTCGCCGACTTCGCCGCACGCCTGCGCGCCCGAGTCCGGGCCGAGCAGTTCGATGCCGTCTGCGCGCAACTGCGCGACGTTGCGCTGCGTCGCCGGGTTCATCCACATCTGACGGTTCATGGCGGGCACGACCAGCAGCGGGCAATCACGCGCGATGCATAACGTGGACAGCAGGTCGTCGCACAGGCCGTGCGCGAGCTTGGCGAGGAAATCGGTGGAGGCGGGGGCGATCACGATCGCGTCGGCTTCGCGCGACAGATCGATATGCGGCATGTTGTTCGCGATGCGCGCGTCCCACTGGCTCGTGTAGACCGGGCGGCCGGACAGCGCCTGCATCGTGACGGGCGTGATGAACTGCGTCGCTGCTTCCGTCATCGCGATCTGGACGGTCGCGCCCGCCTTGACCAGCAGACGCGTGAGTTCAGCGATCTTGTAGCAGGCGATCCCGCCTGTCATGCCGAGGACGATGTGTTTTCCGGCGAGTTCTGTGGCCAACTGATGCCTCCGACAAGACGTGATGGCCGGCGCATCGGTGAAGCGCGCCGGCTTCGTACTGCAAGACTGCGTGAGCGGTGTATGCGGTGCATCACTGCGCCGCACACCGCCCGTTGTTATGTCAGCGCGCGCCGCGCACGCGCCGTAGTTCGTCGAATACCAGCAGCGCCGCGCCGATCGTGATCGCGCTGTCCGCGAGATTGAACGCCGGCCAGTGCCACGTGCCGACATGGAAATCGAGGAAGTCGATCACGTGTCCGTACACAAGGCGGTCGATCACGTTGCCGATCGCGCCGCCCATGATCAGCGCGAGCGCCGCGCAGAACAGCCGCTGCGTGCCGTGGCGCTTGAGCAGATAGCAGATCAGAAGCGCCGCCGCGACGCCGAGCGCCGTGAATGCCCAGCGCTGCCAGCCACCCGCCATCGCGAGAAAGCTGAACGCTGCGCCGCGGTTGTAGACGAGCACGAGGTTGAAGAACGGCGTGACGGCATGCGACGAGCCGTACGCGAACACCTTCGCCACCGCGATCTTCGTCAACTGGTCGAACAGGATCACGATCACCGCGACGCCCAGCCACGGTGCGAGCGATCCGCCCGCCGGTTTCGACAGCGTTCTGGACATTATGCCGCGCTCCTCGTTTCGCCGTTGCCGAACAGATTGCTGATGCAGCGGCCGCAGAGCGTGGGATGCTCGGCGTTTTCGCCGACTTCCTTGCGATAGTGCCAGCAGCGTTCGCACTTCAGATACTTCGAGGTGATCACGTCGACGCCTTCTTCCGCTTCGCTGTCGACCCTCACGACCGTCGCGCCCGACGTGATCAGCACGAACTTCAGGTCGGCGCCGAGGCTCGCGAGCGCGTCATGACGCGCGCCGCTCGCCCTGATTTCGACTTCCGCCTGCAACGACGAACCGATCTGGTTCGCGACGCGCGCTTCTTCCAGCGCCTTCGTCACGTCGCTGCGCACCGCGCGCAACAGCGTCCACTTGTCGAGCAGTGTGGATGCGTCGGGCACTTCCGGATACGCGTGGTACGTCTCCGTGAAGATCGTCTCGCTTTGCGGCTGGAACACCTTCCACGCTTCCTCGGCCGTGAACGACATGAACGGCGCCATCAGGCGCAGCAGGCCGTGCGCGATGTGATACAGCGCGGTCTGCGCCGAGCGGCGCGCGTTCGAATCGGGCGCCGTCGTGTACAGACGGTCCTTCAGCACGTCGAGGTAGAAGCCGCCCAGGTCTTCCGAGCAGAACGTCTGCAGCTTCGCGACGACCGGGTGGAACTCGTACTTGTCGTAGTTCGACAGGATGTCCGCTTGCAGGTTGGCCGTGAGCGCGACTGCATAACGGTCGATCTCCAGCCACTCGCTGACGGGGCGCGCGTTCTTCTCGAAGTCGAAGTCCGACAGGTTCGCGAGCAGGAAGCGCAGCGTGTTGCGGATGCGTCGATAGCTTTCCGTCACGCGCTTCAGGATTTCTTCGGAGATCGCGAGTTCGCCCGAATAATCGGTCGATGCGATCCACAGACGGATGATTTCCGCGCCCAGACGGTTCGCGACTTCATGCGGATCGATACCGTTGCCGAGCGACTTCGACATCTTGCGGCCTTCGCCGTCGACGGTGAAGCCGTGCGTGAGCAGCGCGTTGTACGGCGGACGGCCATCGAGCATCGACGCCGTCAGCAGCGACGAGTGGAACCAGCCGCGATGCTGATCCGAGCCTTCGAGGTACAGATCTGCCGGGAACTGCAGCTGGTCCTTGTGCGAGCCGCGCAGCACGTGCCAGTGCGTCGTGCCCGAATCGAACCACACGTCGAGCGTGTCGCGGTTCTTTTCGTACATGTTCGCGTCGTCGCCGATCAGCTCGCGCGGATCGAGCGTTTGCCAGGCTTCGATACCCGACACTTCGACGCGCTTCGCGACTTCTTCGAGCAGTTCGAGCGTGCGCGGATGCAGTTCGCCCGTTTCCTTGTGGACGAAGAATGCCATCGGCACGCCCCACTGACGCTGACGCGACAGCGTCCAGTCGGGACGGTTCGCGATCATCGCGAACAGGCGCTGCTTGCCCCACGACGGATAGAACGCCGTCGCCTCGATGCCTTCGAGCGCCGTTTCGCGCAACGTCTTGTCGGTGTCGTTCGGCTTGATGTCCATGCCGGCGAACCACTGCGACGTGGCGCGATAGATGATCGGCGTCTTGTGGCGCCAGCAGTGCATGTAGCTGTGCAGGTACTTTTCGGTGCGCAGCAGCGTGTCCGCTTCGTCGAGCGCTTCGACGATCTTCGGGTTCGCGTCCCAGATCGACAGGCCGCCGAACAGCGCGAGCGATTCGATATAGCGGCCATCGCCCATCACCGGGCTGATGATGTCCGAGTCGGCCATGCCGTGCGCCTTGCACGAAATAAAGTCTTCGACGCCGTACGCGGGCGACGAGTGTACGATGCCCGTGCCCGTTTCCGTCGTCACGTAATCGCCGAGATAGACGGGCGCCGTGCGCTTGTACGACGGATGCGCGGACGCGAGCGGATGCGTGAAGCGCAGGTTCGCGAGCTTCGCGCCCAGCGCCGTCGCGATGACCTTGCCTTCGACACCGTACGACTTCAGGCAGTCTTCGACGCGCTCCTCAGCGAGGATCAGCAGGCCGCGCGGCGTATCGACGAGCGCGTACACGATCTCCGGGTGTACGTTGAGCGCCTGGTTCGCGGGGATCGTCCACGGCGTGGTCGTCCAGATCACGATGCCGCCTTCGTTGCGCGGCAGCGACGCGAGGCCGAACGCCTGCGCAGTCTTTTCGGGCTCGGCGAACGTGAACAGCACGTCGATGGTCGGGTCGGTCTTGTCCTTGTACTCGACTTCCGCTTCCGCCAGCGCCGAGCCGCAGTCGAAGCACCAGTTCACCGGCTTCAGGCCGCGGAACACGTAGCCCTTTTCGATGATCTTCGCGAGTGCGCGGATTTCGCCCGCTTCGTTCGCGAAGTTCATCGTCTTGTACGGGTTGTCCCAGTCGCCGAGCACGCCCAGACGGCGGAAGCCCAACTTCTGCTTTTCGATCTGTTCGGTCGCGTAGGCGCGCGCCTTCTGCATCACTTCGGCGGCGGGCAGCGACTTGCCGAACTGCTTTTCGATCTGGATTTCGATCGGCATGCCGTGACAGTCCCAGCCGGGCACGTAGACAGCGTCGAAGCCCGCCATGTTGCGCGCCTTGACGATCATGTCCTTCAGGATCTTGTTCACCGCGTGGCCGAGGTGGATGTCGCCGTTCGCATACGGCGGGCCGTCGTGCAGGATGAACTTCTTGCGGCCCTTGGAGGCGGCGCGGATCTGCTCGTAGACCTTGCGCTCCTGCCAGTCCTTCACCCATTGCGGCTCGCGCTTGGGCAGATCGCCGCGCATCGGGAAGGGCGTGTCCAGCAGGTTGACGGGATATCGGGCCTGCGGTTTCGAATCGGCTTTCTTGTTGCTCATGGTGAGGTAGCGGTGAATACGGTGTTAGGGCGCGGCATGCGCGAGGACCTGAGTGGCGCCGTGTGGCGCCCTACGTCGCGCACGACGCGGGCCGTTGCACATGCTGCGTGCGGCGCCCGTCGATGCGCGGCGGACGGTACGTGGTTCGCGCAAGCGCTGCGCACGTACCGCGACGGTCATCTAATTCGATCGGTGGCCGACGTGGCGAAACCAGTGGAACGGCTGCCCGGCGCGTCGCCGATTGCCTCGAACCATGCGCGGGCGTTCGTGACGTCGCGCGCGATCGCGGCCGTCAGCGTTTCGAGATCGACGAACTTTTCTTCGTCGCGCAGCTTCTTCAGAAACTCGACGCGCACCAGCTTGCCGTACGCGTCGCCATGCCAGTCGAGCAGATGCACTTCGAGCAACACGCGGCCGGAATCGTCCACCGTGGGGCGCAAGCCGAGGCTCGCGACGCCCGGCAGCGGTTGGTCTGCGATGCCATGCACGCGCACGATGAAAATGCCCGACAGCGCGGGACGCTTGTGCGCGATAGGCAGATTCAGCGTGGGAAAACCGAGGTCGCGGCCGAGCTTCAGACCGTGTACGACGTGACCGCTGATCAGATAGTCGCGGCCGAGCGCGGCGCGTGCCGCGTCGAGGTCGCCCGCGATCAGCGACGTGCGCACGCCGGAACTCGAAATGCGCGCGCCGGACGGATCGGCGACGGTCGCCATCTGCTCGACTTCGAAGCCGTACTCTTCGCCCGCCGCCTTCAGCGACGCGAAATCGCCCGCACGCTTCGCGCCGTAGCGGAA includes these proteins:
- a CDS encoding LLM class flavin-dependent oxidoreductase, whose amino-acid sequence is MTLLSVLDQTPVIDGHTVADAIAATVELAQLADDLGYTRYWCAEHHGLYGVSNPCPEVMLARLGSVTKRIRIGSGGIMLPYYSPFKVAEQFLMLEALFPNRVDLGVGRAPGGDMRTAQAVAAGDYNRGELFPQQVADLVALMSGTLPSDHLAHGVLLQPQVETRPQLWVLGSSDFGGMLAAQLGIRFSFAHFINAHFGHAVAHAYRERFRPGNEQKPYLAAAVFVICADTEQEAADLEKAVDLRRVQMAYGLNERVPSIAQGLAQEYGERERLIIDREKPRSVVGTPESVTERMHALQEQFDADELIVLSVTGSYRARLRSYELLADAFELGKS
- the ileS gene encoding isoleucine--tRNA ligase, whose amino-acid sequence is MSNKKADSKPQARYPVNLLDTPFPMRGDLPKREPQWVKDWQERKVYEQIRAASKGRKKFILHDGPPYANGDIHLGHAVNKILKDMIVKARNMAGFDAVYVPGWDCHGMPIEIQIEKQFGKSLPAAEVMQKARAYATEQIEKQKLGFRRLGVLGDWDNPYKTMNFANEAGEIRALAKIIEKGYVFRGLKPVNWCFDCGSALAEAEVEYKDKTDPTIDVLFTFAEPEKTAQAFGLASLPRNEGGIVIWTTTPWTIPANQALNVHPEIVYALVDTPRGLLILAEERVEDCLKSYGVEGKVIATALGAKLANLRFTHPLASAHPSYKRTAPVYLGDYVTTETGTGIVHSSPAYGVEDFISCKAHGMADSDIISPVMGDGRYIESLALFGGLSIWDANPKIVEALDEADTLLRTEKYLHSYMHCWRHKTPIIYRATSQWFAGMDIKPNDTDKTLRETALEGIEATAFYPSWGKQRLFAMIANRPDWTLSRQRQWGVPMAFFVHKETGELHPRTLELLEEVAKRVEVSGIEAWQTLDPRELIGDDANMYEKNRDTLDVWFDSGTTHWHVLRGSHKDQLQFPADLYLEGSDQHRGWFHSSLLTASMLDGRPPYNALLTHGFTVDGEGRKMSKSLGNGIDPHEVANRLGAEIIRLWIASTDYSGELAISEEILKRVTESYRRIRNTLRFLLANLSDFDFEKNARPVSEWLEIDRYAVALTANLQADILSNYDKYEFHPVVAKLQTFCSEDLGGFYLDVLKDRLYTTAPDSNARRSAQTALYHIAHGLLRLMAPFMSFTAEEAWKVFQPQSETIFTETYHAYPEVPDASTLLDKWTLLRAVRSDVTKALEEARVANQIGSSLQAEVEIRASGARHDALASLGADLKFVLITSGATVVRVDSEAEEGVDVITSKYLKCERCWHYRKEVGENAEHPTLCGRCISNLFGNGETRSAA
- the clpA gene encoding ATP-dependent Clp protease ATP-binding subunit ClpA → MIAQELEVSLHMAFMEARQARHEFITVEHLLLALLDNPTAAEVLRACAANIEDLRQNLRNFIHDNTPTVPGTDDVDTQPTLGFQRVIQRAIMHVQSTSNGKKEVTGANVLVAIFGEKDSHAVYYLQQQGVTRLDVVNFISHGIAKTNSSEAAKSTDANAESDEAAAQKETPLAQFTQNLNQMAKDGRIDPLIGREPEVERVVQVLCRRRKNNPLLVGEAGVGKTAIAEGLAWRITRGEVPDILVDAQVYSLDMGALLAGTKYRGDFEQRLKTVLKELKERPNAILFIDEIHTLIGAGAASGGTLDASNLLKPALSSGTLKCIGATTFTEFRGIFEKDAALSRRFQKIDVTEPTVEQTVAILRGLKSRFEEHHGVKYSSGALSAAAELSARFITDRHLPDKAIDVIDEAGAAQRILPKSKQKKTIGKSEIEEIISKIARVPPQSVSQDDRSKLQTLDRDLKAVVFGQDPAIDALSASIKMARAGLGKTDKPIGAFLFSGPTGVGKTEVARQLAFTLGIELIRFDMSEYMERHAVSRLIGAPPGYVGFDQGGLLTEAVTKKPHCVLLLDEIEKAHPDIYNVLLQVMDHGTLTDNNGRKADFRNVIIIMTTNAGAEAMGKSVIGFTTRRESGDEMADIKRMFTPEFRNRLDATISFRSLDEEIIMRVVDKFLMQLEDQLHEKKVDALFTDALRKHLAKHGFDPLMGARPMQRLIQDTIRRALADELLFGKLMSGGRVTVDVDADDKVALTFDENSTPPRNPNPEAVEVD
- a CDS encoding bifunctional riboflavin kinase/FAD synthetase — protein: MRVFRGLPNAESRAPCALTIGNFDGVHRGHQALLARVRAAADARGLPVCVMTFEPHPREFFNPASAPPRIAMLRDKLEALRMNGVDRVVVEHFNHTFASQSPDTFVQRIIVNGLHARWVMIGDDFRYGAKRAGDFASLKAAGEEYGFEVEQMATVADPSGARISSSGVRTSLIAGDLDAARAALGRDYLISGHVVHGLKLGRDLGFPTLNLPIAHKRPALSGIFIVRVHGIADQPLPGVASLGLRPTVDDSGRVLLEVHLLDWHGDAYGKLVRVEFLKKLRDEEKFVDLETLTAAIARDVTNARAWFEAIGDAPGSRSTGFATSATDRIR
- the lspA gene encoding signal peptidase II, giving the protein MSRTLSKPAGGSLAPWLGVAVIVILFDQLTKIAVAKVFAYGSSHAVTPFFNLVLVYNRGAAFSFLAMAGGWQRWAFTALGVAAALLICYLLKRHGTQRLFCAALALIMGGAIGNVIDRLVYGHVIDFLDFHVGTWHWPAFNLADSAITIGAALLVFDELRRVRGAR
- the dut gene encoding dUTP diphosphatase encodes the protein MKLDLKILDPRMREQLPAYATPGSAGLDLRACLDAPLTLEPGQTALVPTGLAIHVADPGYAALILPRSGMGHKHGIVLGNLVGLIDSDYQGQLMISTWNRGTTTFTLNPMERLAQLVIVPVVQATFNIVDEFETSDRGEGGFGSTGKH
- the coaBC gene encoding bifunctional phosphopantothenoylcysteine decarboxylase/phosphopantothenate--cysteine ligase CoaBC, translating into MTGGIACYKIAELTRLLVKAGATVQIAMTEAATQFITPVTMQALSGRPVYTSQWDARIANNMPHIDLSREADAIVIAPASTDFLAKLAHGLCDDLLSTLCIARDCPLLVVPAMNRQMWMNPATQRNVAQLRADGIELLGPDSGAQACGEVGDGRMLEPEAVYEAIASFFTPKVLAGRRVLLTAGPTFEPLDPVRGITNRSSGKMGFALARAAQQAGAEVHLVAGPVGLETPWGVYREDVQTAQQMHDAVMRAVPDYDIFIGVAAVADWRVDHVAEHKIKKTADHAIPSFAFVENPDILASVAKLPHPPFCVGFAAESGDLDVHGEEKRKRKKVPLLIGNLGPQTFGLDDNEVVLFEAAGTTKLPRADKQTLARALIAEIAKRLPDASVIG